GCTCTATCGTCCGTTCGACTTCTGCAACGTAATGACCCTGCAAAATGCCACTATACACAACCGTCTCCGTCACCCGCCAGTGGGCTTCTTCATCCGGAGAGTAACCCAGGTAATCATAGACCCAGGTGCTGCCGACCCACAGCGGGAAAATCCGCAAGGTGTTCAACGTGGCAACATCCAGCGCCGGAGTGGGCGGAATCTCAGTTCCCATCTCAACCTCTGCCGGAAGGCTGGGCTGGGCAGTGAACTGGGAAAGGTCCACAGTGGCCGAAGATGCCAGCCGCAGACAGCCGCTGGTCAGCATCACGAGTATGAGAAAGCACAAAATTCGGGTCAGGGTTTTCTTCATATGGTAATTAAGTATACCTTTTTCCAATTGTGGACGTCTGTATTTATCTGAAATATTTTTATGAGGATAAGCCAGGTAAATAATATTAAGCATATATCAACTGGACAACGTCTACCGGAATGAACGCCCGATTAATCCCCTTGAGGAGCGCCAACCTGGATTGATAAAAATGAAGTAAAAAGGCCGTGGAAAATCCACGGCCTAAGGTTTTAATAAGCAGTTAGTGATCGGGAAAATAAAAGCCTAGACCGCTTCGGCAATATCAACCATGCCTTCAAGGATCATCTCAAGCGCCATGGTATGACTGCAGCGACCGCGCGATTGGAAGAAATCGCAATCACAATCCCATTGACCGTTATTATAGGTCACCGTATGGTCATTGTTCTCGCCCTCAAAGGTCACAGTAAA
This Chloroflexota bacterium DNA region includes the following protein-coding sequences:
- a CDS encoding SWIM zinc finger family protein, translated to MDSGLIGKIEKAKRYANQRDRITFTKFTVTFEGENNDHTVTYNNGQWDCDCDFFQSRGRCSHTMALEMILEGMVDIAEAV